The genomic stretch ttttgaTATGCTTGCTTCTTCCATGTGCTATCAGATTTTTTTCCAGATTGATAGAagacatgttgtcgatcttcatggtaatcgCTCCATGATTCTTTTATGtaatctcttcgaccaaattcaccatccatgttACTTGACATGAACAAAGAGAAGCAACTATATACTATACTTCACACGACGACAGTGCTACTAATGGTTTCTTTCTTGAGCTCCAAGCgactggtgcaccacctagcataaacatGTAGCCAATTATGGATTTTctatcctcaacatcactacaccaacttgaaTTGGTGTAAACCACTAacttgcattcttttccttcgtcagctgcaagaaacaaaattccattgtcgagagttcctttcagataccttagtatcaTTTTCGTCGCTGCTAGGTGTGATACCTTTGGTTTCTGCATGAATCTACTTACCATACCTACATTATATGCTAGATCAAGCCTTgtatgacaaaggtatcgaagtgatccaatgagtcttCTGTACTATGTTGGAtcaacatcatcttcatttgTGTCTTTCGACAGTTGCAATCTAGGCTCaactggagtcgaagttgggttgcattcttgcatctcaaatctcttgagtatttcacctgcatatcttctttgatgcatcatcaagcctctattactcttgtagaattcaatgccaaggaaatatgagatatttcccaagtctaacatttcaaactcttcacttaggtcatgtttgaaatcttcaatctccttcttgcaacttcctgttatcaacaggtcatcgacatagagacataaTATAAACAATTCACTATTGtttcttcttacatatactccatgctcATTTCTGCACTTCACAATTTCCTTTTCCCTTAGGAAACTGTCTATCTTATTATTCCAAGCTCTTAgagcttgcttaagtccatacGAGGCTTTATGCAACCTTTATACCTTactttcttcgccatgtttcacaaacccaattggttgtgcaacataaacttcttcatccAAGGGgcattcaggaatgcacatttcacatcaGTTGTTCATATTTGCtgaccaacaaccaacctgattttttgatcctagcaacaggtgcaaaaacttcatcgaagtcgattccttccttttgaagaaatcctttcgccacaagtcttTCCTTATGCCGAGTTACCTcacctttgggattcaacttcaccttgtatacccacttcacattgatttcCTTATTGCCTTGAGGTAATTTGACAAGTGACAAAGTGTTATTGACTTCGATGGACTATAGttcctcattcattgctttcacTCACTTTGAATCCTCCAATGCTTCAGTTGCATTGGCTGGTTCGATATTTGTATAGAAAGCATAATATACCAACTCACCTTCATCATTaaccacatcatctgatgtaataatacattcttgcaaccttgcagaCATGTGTCTTGTCCTTCGAggtctgcttgtgcttgcttgatctatgatttcttcttgtcgaacttctctttcgatTTGAATTACTGGTTtttcacataagattctcactgaattCTTCTTAATATTTTTAGTTCAATCCCATTATgtaagctcatatatgatcatgTACCCActgatcactacttgcttgttcactggATCGAACAACTTGTAACCTCTAGTCAAATaatatcctattaggatcatctgacttgacttgtcatcaagttttcctatcaactgatctggcacattTGTATGTGCTATAGATCTAAATActttcagatgactcaagctaggcttaacaccagaccaacattttcctggcgtaattccttctagcttcttcgtcagACATCTGTTCAAAATATATGTAGATGTCGACACtacttctccccataattctttgggtagatgttttcctttcaacatacttttcaccatgttcatgatggttctattcttgCTTTCcgctgtggagtgtagggtggaACCATCTCATGCATATTCCCTTCTTTATCACATAGCTTATCGAAGTCTTTCAGCACATACTCCCCACCATCatcagtcctcagaatcttgagcTTTCAACCACTTTGTCTATCAAtcatagatttaaacttggcaaataccctcaatcacttcacttttattcttgatcaggtaagtccataATTTTCAACTAGAATCATCTATGAATATGACAAAGTATTTattacctccaatcgaatccacctggataggaccacacacatcaaagtatatgacttcaagaattgccttcgacttacttcctgcatccttgctgaagttgttcttgtgctgcttcgcctgcacacattcttcacacacttcatttggaatgtcaaTTTCTAGTAACCcgaaaccatatttcttctttttAGATCTTTGATGTCTTTGAgattgagatgaccaagtctatagTCCCATATCCATTCACCCATAATAGTTGCAGTTGCAAGACACTTGTGCCCCATCACATTAAATTCAATcctgaaggttctattctgagacataggtgccttcaagattaaccttccacctgagtcgagaactctcattATCTGGTCTTTGATCGacactttgtagttcttttcgaccaactgccATATGTTGAGCAAATTACTTTTCATGCCTAGTATGTCTTGTATATTGGAAATTACTtacctcttgccatctttccccataatcaaaacatcaccaataccttcagctgctagagtattgtcatttgcaaattttaccatgtttttcattgagggtttcatgttgacaaaccaatctttcctacTAGTAATGTGTGATGAGTATCCTGAATCCAAGTACCATTGGTCATGGAATCTCTCTTtatctcttgttgtgaccatcaacaacatctcttcttcttcatgctttgcAAACTTTGCACCAGTTTATGATTCTTCCATTTTTAAGGATAATCACTTGAGTGGTTACCATACTTCAGATAATTGAAACATTGAATGTGGCTTTTATCAGGTTTTCGACCATCACCTATTCCCATACCTACAACACCGCCTCTTTGCTTACTTTCGTATGAGGGTCTTCTCTGATTCGACCAACCTCCTTCTTgttgatttcgaccagtcgaattgttgtagcctcatTTACCTTTGTTGTCGAGCCACTTCCCTTTACCTTTCTTTGCTCTTACCGATTGCGCCTGCAAAGCCACATCACTCTTCGACTTGCCTGCAGCTCTTTCattcattctttgttcatgagattcaagtgtcccttgaaaCTTTTCCTTTGTCAATGCTGACAAATCTTccgactcttctatggctactaccacgtggtcgaactttggagccaatgacctcaagataTTTGAAACAAttgatcttgatgtcaacacttctccagatactttgatttgattcaccagttttgtaaccCTGGTGAAAAATTaattatgctttcattgtcttccatctaCATCAATTCAACgtcttttgtgagtttgtaacctcaccttTTTCACCTTCTCTCCGCCTCCAAACAATTTTTCAAGAATTTCCCATGTTTCTTTCACTAATTTaacatcactaaccttttcaaaattATCAGAATCAAtacattgatggattataaaaagagctttataatctttcttcttcaattctttgtgtgcaGCTTTTTCTTCATCCGTCACGCTTGTTGCAAGCGGTGTCATTCTCCCTTTCACAAGATCCTAAATATCTTGATAACAAAAAATGactttatctgcttgcaccaattctcgtAATTCTGAATCTTCAGAATTGCGAGACTCGTCGGAAAATACCCGTTCGGATGATTCATCATGTTATTCTTCCTAGAATCGCTCAGTCAATGCTCTAGATACCATATGTTGGAATTAAACCCAAAACTTTGAGTAATTCTGAATCAACCTTAACGAACAAGATTCAATCGCACCGATCAAATTCTCTCTTGTTCTTCACTtttcactcgagtgaatcaaccatCCTTGATTGCAAGATCGTATCGGCTACACAATGGTgatgaaaaacaagaaaaaataTTGAATTAAGAAGAAAAGAGTTAGGGTTATCGAGAGAAGGAATAAGATAAATTTTCTGCAGAGTTCTTCTTTGCTCACAAACTGTGATTCTTTATTTTTTTACAATTGCAAAAATCAAGTGTTTACAATAATAGGGGTTACTCCCTATTTACATATTTTGCTTGCTTCCTCGTTATGCAAATCACAAAAATAAAAATCCAAAATACCTAATTCTACCAACAATATAAAATTAGGTTTAATATCAAATCCATGTCGAGGCTAACTCTTCAACACTTCGACATTCACACAATTTCGACAAACATCATTTTGACGACAATAGACCCTATCGAAAATACTGCTATGACacaaataatttaaattaaaaaaagaagagaaaatttaatgaaaaaaaaaacaaaaaaacaataGATTACAAAATCAAAATGAAATGCCCTAGAAAAAAAAGATTATAAGTCTGTGTCCGTCAATGACTCTCCAAAaaaaatcaatcaaccaaacaaataaacaaatcGCCAAATCAAATCTCATCGTCACCGATTTTCCAAACTCGCAAGAACGAACAATCACCCGATTCATCATCCTCATCGTTCCCATGGTGTAATTTCTCACTCCTCTTTAATTCAATTTTGCTTTCTTTTCTGATTTTTTCTCCAATCACAAATTTTTCCAGTTAATGTTCTTTCTTCCTATTcagttttttttttctttccaatTATTATTTTCCCTCACGAATTTTAGTTTCGTTTAATAATCAGTGCATATATATTATAGGTATAACAATATCACAGTAGTTTGAACAAGGTATGCAAATTTCTCTCTCAGTTCAATCATCAATGTTTTATTAgttatttaattttatatttatttttcattttttatataaataatatGTTGATCTTTGATTATGTTGTTGTTTAATTGAAttaatttgttttgatttgtAATAGGATTTTGAAACTTAAGAAATTTTGTTGTTAATGGCTTAAACCTAAAAAAAGAGGGTTAAGGTTGTGTGTACTATGGAGCTTGATTTGAATCAGGAGCCTTTGGATCGAAGTAGTAGTTCAGTAGTTGAATTTGATTCTGTATTGGACGAACTCGAAGCTGCCGAGGGAAATATTCGGAACCGAATAAGACACCTTGAAGAGATTACTTCGAGAGCGAGGCAGAGTCGGAGGTTGCCGCGGATGATGATGAATTCGCCGATTCGGATAACTAATTTTACGGGAGAAGCGATGACTGATGATGATGTTCGAGGTGAAGAAGAAAGGGAGGAGCAGAATGATGTTGAAAAATGTGGAAAAAGAAAGAGTGCTCATTTAGTAGCGAAAGCGTTGGGGGTGGAAGAGATTGATGATGGTAAAGTGGAGGAGAGTAGTGAGAGTTTTTATGATTGTAATATATGCTTGGATGTTGCGAGAGATCCTGTTTTGACGTGTTGTGGGCATTTGTTTTGTTGGCCGTGTTTCTATCAGTTATCGTATGTTTATTCGAAAGCGAAGGAATGTCCTGTTTGTAAAGGAGAGGTTACTGAATCGGGTATTATTCCGATTTATGGGAAAGGTAGTGTTGGTGGTGATTGTCAAATGGAAATGAAAGAAGCTGGTTTGAGAGTTCCTCCTCGACCTAAGGCTCCTAGAATTGAGAGTATTAGACAGAAGTTGATAACCCGAGGTGCATCTTCTTCTTCTATTGTCCAAAGCATTCGGCGGTTTCATAACCGAATTGGTGGATTTGGAGAACAGGCTCAGTTAGAAAGCCCTAATACCAGAGGTGATAGAAATAATGGTACGCTCGTTCGTTCTCGCACGCAGACTGATATTAATCAACACGCAGGCACTCATCAAGTTTCAAGGATGCTAGAACAAGGAGCTTCTTCATTTTCATCGCTTTCATCAGCGATAAATTCTGCAATGGATTCTGCAGAAAGATTAGTTCAGGACCTTGAATCTTATATCCACGGCCACAATATAGGAGGAAGCAGAGAGTTAAACCATCTTGCTGAAAATAGAAGTTCAATGTTTAGTTTCGCTGCTACAAACCGCTCGGAGAGTCGTGCTCAAGATGTTGTTGATGTGGCCAATTCTGCTGCTGCAGCAGCTAGGAATGTTGACAATATTGCTGCTAGTGGTTCAGAAATTCAGACAACTGATAAAGACATATATATTAGTCCGTTAGACCCTTCTTCGTCAAACAGTAGAAGAAGAAACGGTGCTTCAAGACAAGTTTCAAATGAACCCAGCAGAAGAAGAAGATTGAGATGATCATCTTTTATGTAAGGGGTAACGCATTATATTTATCATAGGTTCCTCGTTTTGTTGCATGCATACTACAATTTGTTTGTCATACACAATTTTCATTCACAGTCTAAAACAAATTTGTTATGTTATTTATGTATATATAGCGCATTTTATTTAACAGATGTAAGGATATTTGTCTGTTTGGTTTGGATGATTTGAGCCTATTTGTCTGTTATGGAAACAATTTATGTCATGTCCATAAGCTGTGTTAAAATTTAGTTTTCAATGATGGCTAATGAAAACTGTTTATAACTTATCTAGCATCAATATCAATATCCTTTCATGTTTGTTACAATAGTGTCACATTTGAGTAAGTAAAGGTTATCAGTCATCACACTATTAGACCGATCTTCGTCTCTGATTATCTAGTTTTCTGAGGTTTTGGTCATTCTTCAGATTGACCTTTCCTGCTCCTTGACTACAATTTGTGGAGACTTATGCCTTATCCAGATACTGTTGTTGCACTTATACTTCACACAAGCTTAATATTATCTAATAGGCAATTTCTTTACGGAAATGATTTGTTGAATGATTTTCTGGCGAAGAGTTCCCAAATCAAAGACAGAATATAATCAAACAAACTTACATAAATTATGCATTGACTAGTGAAACATGGTCATCAAGCTTTGTGCTTCTCCTTTTTCAAATAACCACAATAATTCTAGGATAACCAATTATGTTCtcacttttctttctttattcCTATCGGGAAGGGATTAGCACACGAGGATACAGGATAGTAACATGGAACTTGTACATGAGTTGGATCAATTCACAAAATTTAatcaaatttattttaaaaaaatcttaAAAAATGAGTTGGGTTGGACAATCAGGTGGATATGGGTTTAAAAACtaaaaattcatttaaaaaaatTGGATTTTGAGTAAAATCGGATCCAAACCCAAAAAATTTATTGATCTATTAATCAAATctttattattataattttaatgATTTTGATGAATATTCATATAGTTTGTGACAACTTTAGTCTCTTGCACATTTAGTGAACCACGATTTTGATGAATATCAGCATAGTTGATGTTAATACGACATTATGTCATACAACTTTAGTAATTATTATTAGCCAATGtcattatttattattttatgaagataaaaaatagtaaaaatatgTTATCTAATTTTTTTAAGAAGATAAAAATGTTGAGTagtttttataaaaaaatatgaTGATTTATAATTTagttatttaatattaataaaaatgaaaaattatttgGACAATCCAGTATTCAACCTACCTAATCTAGAAATAAACGAGTTTGTCTAAATCACCCATTAGTTTAAGGAGTGATTATTTTACCTCATATAAATCAAAGTATTTTATATGAATTGGGTATTGAATTAGGTCAAATTCAACCTAATCTGACCCACATACATCCCTAGTAGCACGTGTTGTACCATTCTACTAATAGGAgcaaaacttatatatatatatatatatatatatatatatatatatatatatatatatatatatatatatatatatatatatataattatatacaTATGGATACAATTTATGATAGATAAAAGAGACATTTAACATGTTTAGTTAAACCTGCTCAGTTGGAAGTTGTGTAGGGATATCATATTTGATGTAGGGGTGCGTGGTTCGAGCCCACGATATTCTATTTATTCAcctttaaaaaaataaaatttcagCAATTATACTACTTGATAAAAAAAGATCCATATTGATCTCTATAAGATCCTTGTCAGGAGGAGTAATGGTCCTGAAATGTAAGATTGCACGATCCTACAAGGTGTGGTATTTATTAAGGAAATTATCTTATTGGCCATACATTGAGGTCTACATAAATTATTATATCATTCGATTATTTATAAGTGTAGTGTGTGATTATTTCCTTCATTATGGGATACATGACATCCCATGTTTGATGTTGTCTTCTACTTCTCAACATGTTCTACGATTGTGTCCAAGGGTGCATGATTTTCTTAACTAGATGTTCCACAATCTCCACCCTTTTTGGTTTGTGGAGTTATTAACTGTAACATGACCATTTATCTACCCAGTTCAAAATATCTTAACATACTCTATGATTGTGTCCATGGGTGCATGATTTTCTTAACTAGATGTTCCACAATCTCCACCCTTTTTGGTTTGTGGAGTTATTAACTGTAACATGACCATTTATCTACCCAGATCAAAATATCTTAAAAATAAACTGAAGATAATTAAGATGATAATTTCGACTGACGCAACTGTCTTGCGAGCACTTTCTCGGTTTAAAAGTGTGAGGGGGTGGTACCTATAAAAATACTCTAACATCCAAGTCAATGGAAGAATGAGACAAAAGGTGAAATGTTTTTAGATTTTTAAGAGTGTGTCTCTTGATTTGATGTATGTGTTTACTTTTGTAAGAATCTCATTAGGGTTTTGGCATGATCTTGTCCCTTACACTTAATCAAGACCGTTTTTTACTAGGAGGTGACTGAATATAATTCGTACTATTATCTGACTGTCCTATTTTGATTTTATGTATGAATCAGGCTCTTTTTAGGGCATGTCTACGCATACTCCCCAAGCCATATAAACTTCCTTTTGGTAGTGGATTCATGACATCATTAGTGTGACGTCACTCTTATCGTAAATATCCTTGCTTTATGAGCTTAAATGATCAAATTGGTTTTTCTTTTGCGGGACCGAGACTAGTTTGCACTAGTCGTGCTTTCAAGCCTATAGATTATTATGTTAATGAATTGATTTCAATCACTTCTCAATCCAATTAGGAATAGTTGCCCCTCAAGCCCAGTTTGATGGAATCATGTTTGTGAAGTTGCGTGTCTATGCTACATTAAAGGAAAGACTATGCATGTATCTGTTATATGGTTTTGTTGCTTGTCTATTAAACTTTATTTCAATTTTGTTCTTATATCATTAAGTCATCTTTTCAATTTTGCATTTTTCAGGATCGATTTTAGATTCATATATTTTTAGCATGCATAATTCAAACTGTTTGTGTTTGAGTATGAATAATATTTTAAGTCAATTACTCGAGCTTTTGGAACAAGAACCATATTTGAGATTGGTTTAAGTTTTGTCACAAGTAGAATATCAAAATATCTTTAAGAACATCAAAAATTGAGATTTTAGGtgtgtgattcgaatcatgtaCCCTATGAGTCGAATCAAATCAAGCAGAGGGAAACATGAGGTTCTGTAAGTCGAATCAAAGATTGAGCTTGATTTGAATCATGTAACTTTGTGACTCGAATTGAAAGTTACACATGACTCGAATCATGAAACTCCTGTCAGCCCCTTCCTTATTTGAGTCGAATCACGAATTCTTTATGACTCAAATCACATCATGCATTAGTCGAATCATAGTGTATACTTGACTCAAATCATAGCAAAATGGGTTTCTCATAAAATGTAGATCTTATTCTGCATTACTTTTCCACTTGACTCAAATCACTCAAGTGTTCATGACTCGAACCAAACATGATTTTCACTACCTTTTTGTGTTTCATCTCCAACACTTATAAATTAAATTTCTCTCAAGATCACTCATAATGTTATTAAACATACACTTCCATTGATGATTTGAAAACCCACAAACCACTTATTCTCTCATTTTTTCAAAAGAGTTTTAAATCTTTCTTAAACACTTGCAAACAATTTCTTTCATTTTATATCCCATTCTTTTATCATTGTTGCAATGATCCAAGTCTTATCTTTGAAGATTCGTTATTGATTGAGGATATTCATTTTCAATTTAACGTTTTTTCGAAGATTTGGTTAAGATTTTTCAGAGGTTCACAAAGGTGTGAGGTGTTGTGACTGGTTCTGATAATTCCAGTGAAAAAGAAGAAGGTTATTCTTTCCAGTTTGATCTTGGTAGTGCTGTGTGAAAGACTACAAATTGGAtatgtgttcttcttaatttttGGACAGAACAACACTTAAGATACCAATGGATTCGAGTAAAGTTAAATTCTGTTTAGTAAGACAGGTGTTGATGTGTGAGACAATGTATATAACATGCTTATAACATATTAACAGATACTAGTTGTCCTGCCGCGAAAAATACCTGAGAAAATCCtacgctcgaagatacaacaaagtctccatcgaactttatttattcccaaaggaaagagaaaatatcgataaaacccaaggggaaGATAAAAAAGGTAAGGAGGTCGATTATGAAAGGGGAAAGTATTAGAACCCCTCACATCCGTTATACTTAACAGGAACCGTTTTAATTGTTCTTTACGCGGATGtgtgttattatctaaaggttacttgtaattgataaaagaaaaaaaaacaaattaattaattaatgtCCTCGCCAAGTATTcaaaccctcgtgcctacgtattctcatagtgcaatgaaAAAATTAGAGCTCCGTAGTTAGTGGTAGAAAATACAGATTTGTTGGTTAATTTTAGAGAATAACTATTATGGTATCCTAGAAGTGTGTAGACGTTAGCTGATTCTGGTCATTGTTCGGATGCTCTAAACTTTTAGTCTGATTGCTAAGGAACAAATTATAACAAttcttttatgaaaagaaagaaaattattttgaaaaaggTTTGTGTGATAAAAGGAAACAAAGGGTCTCTttaattgaattaaaaaagaaagAGCTTGAATTACAAAGAGAAGTTGTGAAATGAGGAAAATATTGTGTTGGATGTAGTGAAAGTATTGTTTGGACCATGAGTGTATTGTTTAAATCCATAGAACATGTGTGTTTGAACCAAATAGTGTGGCGTTTAACCAATAGATGATGATTAGACAATGAAAAGTTGTAGGGTTTTTCCTAGATCTGGGGGATCAAGACCTACAAGAAAGGGGGTTGCCTAAGCACATGGCTTACAAGGCATGAATGATTTGCATAAGTATATAACTTATAAGGAAATGTATGAAGGTTGCCTGAGCACAGGGATCCATAGGGAAATGCATGAAGGTTGCCAGAGCACAAGGATCCACAGGGCAATGCATGAAGGTTGCCAGAGCACAAGGCTCCACAGGGTAATGCATGAAGGTTACCAAAGCACATGGCTCCATAGGGAAATACATGAAGGTTGCCAGAACATAGGGCTCCATAGGGAAATGCATGAAGGTTGATAGAGCACAGGGCTCCATAGGGCAATGCATGAAAGTTTCTAGAGCACATGGCTCCACAAGAAAATGCATGAAAGTTTCTAGAGCACAGGGTTTCACATGGCAATGCATGAAGAAATGGGTTTAAATATGATTTATGATTAACCCAAAGATGGGGATTTGGTTCAGAAGTGAGTGTTTAACCTAGTGAAAGTGATTAACCCAATAAGTGTATGGATATCCAAAGGGAATTGTGTTTGTTCCAAAGAGATAATATTGTGAATGTTGAAGTATTGAGGTGTTGAGGTATTATCTGGGGAAACAAGCTTGAAAGttatttgatttgaatcataCTAAAGTATATGAATGAAGGTGAATACTTTGTACAACTGAGTTAGGCGTCCCGTATCTAAAGATATTCAGAATAAGGATATGAATACTCCTTTtcactccttctccattacttaaggcttaTGGCACACAATTCACACCATAACTGACAAGTGTCTGAAGGAATATAagagtatttttgttttttttacaaaGGCAAGGTGCTTGAATGACTAATCTCAACATTGATTAAGGTATTGATGTCCTTCTGTATCCAAGGTCTTGAGTATGCAGTCTTGAACTTGAGTGTGACTTGAGATCCA from Lathyrus oleraceus cultivar Zhongwan6 chromosome 7, CAAS_Psat_ZW6_1.0, whole genome shotgun sequence encodes the following:
- the LOC127108115 gene encoding uncharacterized protein LOC127108115; this translates as MELDLNQEPLDRSSSSVVEFDSVLDELEAAEGNIRNRIRHLEEITSRARQSRRLPRMMMNSPIRITNFTGEAMTDDDVRGEEEREEQNDVEKCGKRKSAHLVAKALGVEEIDDGKVEESSESFYDCNICLDVARDPVLTCCGHLFCWPCFYQLSYVYSKAKECPVCKGEVTESGIIPIYGKGSVGGDCQMEMKEAGLRVPPRPKAPRIESIRQKLITRGASSSSIVQSIRRFHNRIGGFGEQAQLESPNTRGDRNNGTLVRSRTQTDINQHAGTHQVSRMLEQGASSFSSLSSAINSAMDSAERLVQDLESYIHGHNIGGSRELNHLAENRSSMFSFAATNRSESRAQDVVDVANSAAAAARNVDNIAASGSEIQTTDKDIYISPLDPSSSNSRRRNGASRQVSNEPSRRRRLR